One Halobacterium zhouii genomic region harbors:
- a CDS encoding DUF5785 family protein, which yields MAEMEDRSGRDWVHDPDGEKGSEGGRNYGMAVLSKMVDEDEDFPLRKAEFVSEFGDWPVRLNHRKVVSVEDIFEHVTEEEFETKVAFHKATGDAMRGADLWEYHPGE from the coding sequence ATGGCAGAGATGGAAGACCGCTCGGGGCGGGACTGGGTTCACGACCCGGACGGGGAGAAGGGCAGCGAGGGCGGCCGGAACTACGGCATGGCCGTGCTCTCGAAGATGGTCGACGAAGACGAGGACTTCCCGCTCCGGAAGGCGGAGTTCGTCTCGGAGTTCGGCGACTGGCCGGTGCGGCTCAACCACCGGAAAGTGGTCTCCGTGGAGGACATCTTCGAGCACGTCACCGAGGAGGAGTTCGAGACGAAGGTGGCGTTCCACAAGGCGACCGGCGACGCGATGCGGGGCGCGGACCTCTGGGAGTACCACCCGGGCGAGTAG
- the udk gene encoding uridine kinase: MTIPSFAIGIAGGTGAGKTTVAHEVTDTVGDAATLVPLDNYYEDLSHMDFEERASVNYDHPSAFEWELLRDHLNELLSGQAVEMPQYDFEEHLRKDERVTVEPTDVIVLEGILALYDEAVNEMLDLHIYVETDADVRILRRIERDVVERGRDLEGVMDQYLSTVKPMHEQFIEPTKSDADIIIPEGANSVAVNLLEEKVQAESSEMAAWVAREDDEPLER, translated from the coding sequence ATGACCATCCCGTCGTTCGCTATCGGCATCGCCGGGGGGACGGGCGCGGGGAAGACGACGGTTGCTCACGAAGTCACGGACACCGTCGGCGACGCCGCCACCCTCGTTCCGCTCGACAACTACTACGAGGACCTCTCGCACATGGACTTCGAGGAGCGGGCGTCGGTGAACTACGACCACCCGTCGGCGTTCGAGTGGGAGTTGCTCCGCGACCACCTGAACGAACTGCTCTCCGGGCAGGCCGTCGAGATGCCCCAGTACGACTTCGAGGAACACCTCCGGAAGGACGAGCGCGTGACCGTCGAACCCACGGACGTCATCGTCCTCGAGGGTATCCTCGCGCTGTACGACGAGGCCGTCAACGAGATGCTCGACCTCCACATCTACGTGGAGACGGACGCCGACGTCCGCATCCTGCGCCGCATCGAGCGCGACGTCGTCGAGCGCGGCCGCGACCTGGAGGGCGTGATGGACCAGTACCTCTCGACGGTGAAACCGATGCACGAGCAGTTCATCGAACCCACGAAGTCCGACGCCGACATCATCATCCCGGAGGGCGCGAACTCCGTCGCCGTGAACCTCCTAGAGGAGAAAGTGCAGGCCGAGTCCTCCGAGATGGCGGCCTGGGTCGCCCGCGAGGACGACGAACCGCTCGAACGCTAG
- a CDS encoding CBS domain-containing protein, which translates to MTRLALRDVMSREYVGVSESDGLLDAVELMRTEDTSSAVVLRGNTPVGVVTSEAVLDLLVDGGDPTASPVEAAMENTPPALSPAASVAEAAELMGRTGDGRVLVADDDGIHGVVEAHDLTSAVTQRDGPAAEAGPGGTATPPSADASGGTATDEYSAQSICEACGSLARELANVNGQLLCSDCRSV; encoded by the coding sequence ATGACCCGTCTCGCGCTCAGGGACGTGATGTCCCGCGAGTACGTCGGCGTCAGCGAGTCGGACGGACTCCTCGACGCCGTCGAACTGATGCGAACCGAAGACACCAGTAGCGCCGTCGTCCTCCGGGGGAACACACCCGTTGGTGTCGTCACCTCGGAGGCGGTTCTCGACCTGCTGGTCGACGGTGGCGACCCCACTGCGTCGCCCGTCGAAGCCGCGATGGAGAACACGCCACCCGCGCTCTCGCCGGCGGCGTCAGTCGCCGAGGCGGCAGAGTTGATGGGGCGAACGGGCGACGGTCGCGTCCTGGTCGCCGACGACGACGGCATCCACGGCGTCGTGGAGGCTCACGACCTCACGTCGGCGGTGACCCAGCGCGACGGGCCAGCGGCGGAGGCGGGCCCAGGGGGAACTGCCACCCCGCCATCCGCCGACGCCAGCGGTGGCACGGCAACCGACGAGTACTCCGCACAGAGCATCTGCGAGGCGTGTGGCAGTCTCGCTCGGGAGCTCGCTAACGTCAACGGACAGTTGCTCTGCTCGGACTGCCGGTCGGTCTGA
- a CDS encoding ABC transporter substrate-binding protein: MSSRLNRRDVIRGIGAAGVATIAGCTDGSSGGGGTTTDSTTNGGTTTGTTGDGGASASRTLKQGVLQPTTGGLADLGVPIKNAAVLPQVVLEGQTDFELDFSVQDTQTNPNAGQSAAQTLRNGGYPAVTGAASSEVTIAVAKNVFIPSGMVGCSPASTSPAITDLQDNGLIFRTCPTDALQGQVLAQVATQEHDASTAATMYVNNSYGQLLSESFVSAFQERGGSITNQVSFQKAQSSYTSRIQQALSGDPDTIIVIGYPESGIQLFSDFYSDFNSNIPILVTDGLRSQTLPSDVGNPLDNVTGTAPLAAGPGREYFDEQFQNEYGSKPGVFTAQAFDATAVCLLANAAAGENSGNAIAGQMQAVANPGGEEVTPSTLADGLSMAASGTEIQYSGASSAVAFDDNGDLKAATYEHFGFQQGGGIETLDEIQFSA, translated from the coding sequence ATGTCATCAAGACTCAATCGGCGTGACGTGATTCGCGGCATCGGCGCGGCCGGCGTAGCCACCATCGCCGGATGTACGGACGGCAGCAGCGGCGGCGGCGGCACGACCACAGATTCGACGACAAACGGTGGAACGACGACCGGCACGACAGGTGACGGCGGCGCCAGCGCGTCCCGGACGCTCAAGCAGGGGGTGTTGCAGCCGACGACCGGCGGCCTCGCCGACCTGGGCGTCCCGATCAAGAACGCTGCCGTGCTTCCCCAGGTCGTCCTCGAGGGGCAGACCGACTTCGAACTCGACTTCTCCGTCCAGGACACCCAGACCAACCCGAACGCGGGACAGTCAGCCGCACAGACGCTCCGGAACGGCGGCTACCCCGCGGTCACCGGTGCGGCGTCCTCCGAAGTGACCATCGCGGTCGCGAAGAACGTCTTCATCCCGTCGGGCATGGTCGGCTGTTCGCCCGCAAGCACGTCGCCGGCCATCACCGACCTCCAGGACAACGGCCTCATCTTCCGGACGTGCCCGACGGACGCGCTCCAGGGCCAGGTGCTCGCGCAAGTCGCCACCCAGGAACACGACGCGTCGACGGCGGCGACGATGTACGTCAACAACTCCTACGGCCAGTTGCTCTCCGAGAGTTTCGTGTCGGCGTTCCAGGAGCGAGGCGGGTCGATAACCAACCAGGTGTCGTTCCAGAAGGCCCAGTCGTCGTACACCTCGCGCATCCAGCAAGCGCTCTCGGGCGACCCCGACACCATCATCGTCATCGGCTACCCGGAGAGCGGCATCCAACTGTTCAGTGACTTCTACAGTGACTTCAACTCGAACATCCCCATCCTCGTGACCGACGGCCTGCGCTCCCAGACGCTTCCGTCGGACGTCGGCAACCCACTCGACAACGTCACGGGCACTGCGCCGCTCGCGGCGGGCCCGGGCCGGGAGTACTTCGACGAACAGTTCCAGAACGAGTACGGCAGCAAACCCGGCGTGTTCACCGCGCAGGCCTTCGACGCCACTGCGGTCTGTCTCCTCGCGAACGCCGCCGCCGGCGAGAACTCCGGCAACGCCATCGCCGGGCAGATGCAGGCCGTCGCCAACCCGGGCGGCGAGGAGGTCACGCCGAGCACGCTCGCGGACGGCCTCTCGATGGCCGCGAGCGGGACCGAGATCCAGTACTCCGGCGCGTCCAGCGCGGTCGCGTTCGACGACAACGGCGACCTGAAAGCCGCGACCTACGAGCACTTCGGCTTCCAGCAGGGCGGCGGCATCGAGACCCTCGACGAGATCCAGTTCAGCGCGTAG
- a CDS encoding ABC transporter ATP-binding protein encodes MSQQASRDAALPDDEAGLLSVRDLDAGYDDLQVLDGVDLDVRDSEYVTIVGPNGAGKSTVMKSVFGLTTYMGGSIAFGDAEIQGRAPEHIIHEGIGYVPQTGNVFAGLTVRENLEMGAYVLDGVPEDRLRRVYDRFPILEEREDQTAGSMSGGQQQMLAMGRALMLEPDLLMLDEPSAGLAPDLVEDMFDRIDRINDDGTSVLMVEQNAKEALRRCDRGYVLVQGQNRYMDDGDTLLADESVRREFLGG; translated from the coding sequence GTGAGCCAACAGGCCTCCCGGGACGCGGCGCTCCCGGACGACGAAGCAGGCCTGCTCTCGGTCCGCGACCTCGACGCCGGCTACGACGACCTGCAGGTACTCGACGGCGTGGACCTCGACGTGCGCGACAGCGAGTACGTCACCATCGTCGGCCCGAACGGCGCCGGGAAGTCGACGGTGATGAAGTCCGTCTTCGGGTTGACCACGTACATGGGCGGGTCCATCGCGTTCGGTGACGCGGAGATACAGGGTCGCGCACCCGAGCACATCATCCACGAGGGCATCGGGTACGTCCCACAGACGGGCAACGTGTTCGCGGGCCTGACCGTGCGCGAGAACCTCGAGATGGGCGCGTACGTCCTCGACGGCGTCCCCGAGGACCGCCTCCGGCGGGTGTACGACCGGTTCCCCATCCTGGAGGAGCGCGAGGACCAGACCGCGGGGTCGATGAGCGGCGGCCAGCAACAGATGCTCGCGATGGGGCGGGCGCTGATGCTCGAACCCGACCTGCTGATGCTCGACGAGCCTTCGGCGGGCCTCGCGCCCGACCTCGTCGAGGACATGTTCGACCGCATCGACCGAATCAACGACGACGGCACGTCGGTGCTGATGGTCGAGCAGAACGCCAAGGAGGCGCTCCGGCGCTGTGACCGCGGCTACGTGCTCGTGCAGGGCCAGAACAGGTACATGGACGACGGCGACACGCTGCTCGCGGACGAGTCGGTCAGGCGGGAGTTCCTCGGCGGATGA